One part of the Oncorhynchus clarkii lewisi isolate Uvic-CL-2024 chromosome 7, UVic_Ocla_1.0, whole genome shotgun sequence genome encodes these proteins:
- the LOC139412828 gene encoding sodium/potassium-transporting ATPase subunit beta-233-like translates to MSSNKDDGGWKKFVWDSDKGEFCGRTGGSWFKILGFYLIFYAFLAGVFIGTIQALLLTLSNYKPTWQDRVAPPGLSHTPRSDKSEIAFNLNDVETYLTYTKAMREFLVMYDDDKQRDQMKYEDCGEQPEDYKNRGDLESDVGIRKACRFQRSWLGPCSGMEDRDFGFKEGKPCLIVKLNRIVNFRPRPPSSNESIPEGAQTKVQPNVMPIFCTNKREEDAGKMGEVKYYGIGEGFPLQYYPYYGKLLHPQYLQPLVALQFVNLTMNTELRIECRAYGENIGYSEKDKFQGKFDVKFTVTNL, encoded by the exons ATGTCTTCGAATAAAGACGATGGtggatggaagaagtttgtatgGGATTCGGACAAGGGGGAATTTTGTGGACGCACAGGGGGGAGTTGGT TTAAGATTCTAGGGTTCTACTTAATCTTCTATGCTTTTCTGGCTGGAGTATTCATCGGCACCATCCAGGCCTTGCTTCTCACCCTCAGTAACTACAAACCCACCTGGCAAGACAGAGTTGCTCCCCCAG GCCTGTCACACACCCCACGCTCCGACAAATCCGAGATCGCCTTCAATTTGAATGATGTGGAGACCTACTTGACTTACACCAAGGCCATGCGAGAGTTCCTGGTTATGTACGACGACGACAAACAGCGGGACCAGATGAAATACGAGGATTGTGGAG AGCAACCGGAAGACTATAAGAACCGTGGTGACCTGGAGAGTGATGTGGGGATCAGGAAGGCCTGTCGCTTCCAGAGGAGCTGGCTTGGGCCTTGCTCCGGCATGGAAGACAGAGACTTTGGCTTCAAGGAAGGAAAACCCTGCCTGATCGTCAAGCTCAACAGGATCGTCAACTTCAGGCCACGG CCCCCCAGCTCCAATGAAAGCATCCCTGAGGGAGCCCAGACCAAGGTCCAGCCCAACGTCATGCCCATCTTCTGCACCAACAAG agagaggaggacgccGGTAAGATGGGTGAGGTGAAGTACTACGGCATTGGGGAAGGTTTCCCCCTCCAGTATTACCCTTACTACGGCAAGCTGCTTCACCCCCAGTACCTGCAGCCCCTAGTGGCCCTCCAGTTCGTCAACCTCACCATGAACACCGAGCTGCGCATCGAGTGCAGAGCCTACGGAGAGAACATTGGCTACAGCGAGAAGGACAAGTTCCAAGGAAAATTTGACGTTAAATTCACTGTCACCAACTTATGA